GATTGCCGCGTTGCGCATGCGCCCCGACCGCATCATTCTGGGCGAGCTGCGCGGGATCGAGGCCTTTACCTTCCTGCGCGCGGTCAACACCGGTCACCCCGGTTCGATGACCACCATCCACGCCGACACGCCGCAGCGAGCGATCGAACAGCTCGCCCTGCTTGTGCTGCAAGCCGGCTCCAAACTCAGCCGCGACGATGTGCGGCACTATGTGCGCGAAAGCGTGGACGTGTTCGTCCAGCTCGAACGGCGCGAAGGCAAGCGCCGGATCAGCCAGGTGCTTGCCGCGGATTAGGCCAGCATTTCAGTCGACCGTTTCGTTGCCCGCATAGGGATCGAACGGATTGCCGCGCCGGCTCGGCGGCGGGGCTGTCGATTCGAGTTCCCGCGCGATCGCGACCGCGGGCACCGGCGGCGCGGCGACGGGGACGCTGCCCTGCGGCACCGCCGTGATCAGCGCAGTCGCGATCTGTCCCGAACCGATCAGGATGAACCCACCGAGGATTACCAGCGCCCCGCGCCGGACCGCGATCCGCCCCGTCAGCAGCTGGAAACCGACGACCGCGACCGCGATGGTCAGCAGCACGGTGACCAGCGGGCCGGTCACCAGCGCGACCAGCCAATCGAGCGCGGCTGTGAGTGTGCTCGTCATCCCCCCTCCGTTCCCGCGTCAGTATACCCGTTCGACATAGACCGCGAACCCATCCATCGTCCCGGCTGACGTGTAAATGCGAAACGCGTTGAAGTCTCCCGCTGGCAGGTCGTTGTTGTGCCCGCCGACATTCCGGATGATGTTGCCGATACCGGTGTCGACGCTGAAAATCTCTCCGACGAGTGCGAACTTCTCGGTTGTCGTGACGTTCAGACCTGCGAGCGTGAAGGCGATGATCGTGTTGCGACCGCTATCGACGGTGCGCCGGCCACTGATATCGATCGCGCTCGACGCACCCAGATCGTAGGACTTATAATTGCCCGCACCGTCAAAGAACGTCTGGCCATTG
The Erythrobacter sp. JK5 DNA segment above includes these coding regions:
- a CDS encoding TrbC/VirB2 family protein; the protein is MTSTLTAALDWLVALVTGPLVTVLLTIAVAVVGFQLLTGRIAVRRGALVILGGFILIGSGQIATALITAVPQGSVPVAAPPVPAVAIARELESTAPPPSRRGNPFDPYAGNETVD